Proteins encoded in a region of the Mycolicibacterium duvalii genome:
- a CDS encoding alpha-ketoacid dehydrogenase subunit beta: MTQLIERPFGFDDDVPGPARDRVSAAASAAPDAPLSMAQAINRALHDAMLADERVLVFGEDVATLGGVFRVTEGLARTFGAQRCFDTPLAESAIVGIAIGMALRGLVPVPEIQFDGFAAPAFDQMVSHLAKYRMRTRGDVDMPVTVRIPSFGGIGAVEHHSESTETYWLHTAGLKVVVPSTPTDAYWLLRYAITERDPVIFLEPKRRYWAKEVVDTGSPAPPLGRAEIRRHGDDVTVLTYGSLVATALNAAEMCTDSLEVIDLRSLNPLDFDAVAASVRRTGRAVVLHEGPRTLGFGAELAARIQEECFYELEAPVLRATGFDTPYPPARLEKLWLPGVDRLLDCVEKAMSRP, encoded by the coding sequence ATGACCCAGCTGATCGAGCGGCCGTTCGGTTTCGACGACGACGTGCCCGGGCCGGCCCGCGACCGGGTGTCCGCGGCCGCGTCGGCGGCTCCGGACGCCCCCCTGTCCATGGCCCAGGCGATCAACCGTGCCCTGCACGACGCGATGCTTGCCGACGAGCGCGTGCTGGTCTTCGGTGAGGACGTCGCGACGCTCGGCGGCGTCTTCCGGGTCACCGAGGGCCTGGCCCGGACTTTCGGGGCGCAGCGGTGTTTCGACACCCCGTTGGCCGAGTCGGCGATCGTCGGCATCGCGATCGGGATGGCGCTCCGGGGCCTGGTTCCGGTACCCGAGATCCAGTTCGACGGCTTCGCCGCACCGGCGTTCGACCAGATGGTCAGTCATCTCGCGAAGTACCGCATGCGGACCCGCGGTGACGTCGACATGCCGGTGACGGTGCGGATCCCGTCCTTCGGTGGCATCGGTGCGGTGGAACACCATTCGGAATCCACCGAGACGTACTGGTTGCACACCGCCGGACTGAAGGTGGTCGTTCCGTCCACACCGACCGATGCGTACTGGCTGTTGCGGTACGCGATCACCGAGCGCGACCCGGTGATCTTCCTGGAACCCAAGCGCCGCTACTGGGCCAAAGAGGTCGTCGACACCGGCAGCCCCGCACCACCGCTGGGGCGGGCCGAGATCAGGCGCCACGGCGACGACGTCACGGTGCTGACCTACGGGTCCCTGGTGGCCACGGCGCTCAACGCCGCCGAGATGTGCACCGACAGTCTCGAAGTGATCGACCTGCGCTCGCTGAATCCGCTGGACTTCGACGCCGTCGCGGCGTCCGTGCGCAGGACCGGCCGCGCGGTCGTGCTGCACGAAGGGCCGCGGACGTTGGGCTTCGGCGCCGAGCTGGCCGCGCGGATCCAGGAGGAGTGCTTCTACGAGCTGGAGGCCCCGGTCCTGCGTGCCACCGGGTTCGACACCCCGTATCCGCCGGCGCGGCTGGAGAAGTTGTGGTTGCCGGGAGTGGACCGGCTCCTCGACTGCGTCGAGAAGGCGATGAGCCGTCCATGA
- a CDS encoding enoyl-CoA hydratase — protein MSDLVLTHIADRVALITVNDPDRRNAVTAESSTALRAAIEAVEADPNVHAVIVTGAGKAFCAGADLSALGEATEDGLRAIYDGFLAVAECNLPTIAAVNGPAVGAGLNLALAADVRIAGPTALFDPRFQKLGIHPGGGATWMLQRAVGPQAARAALLFGMRFDAEAAVRHGLALDVAEDPVAAARELAAGPAAAPRDIVVATKASMRATYHPGHSDLHLHHLALDVEIGPQARSIESPEFAARLAAAKRR, from the coding sequence ATGTCCGATCTCGTCCTGACGCACATCGCCGACCGCGTCGCACTCATCACCGTCAACGACCCCGACCGGCGCAACGCCGTCACCGCCGAGAGCTCCACGGCTCTGCGCGCGGCCATCGAAGCCGTCGAGGCGGACCCGAACGTCCATGCCGTGATCGTCACGGGCGCCGGTAAGGCGTTCTGCGCAGGTGCTGACCTCAGCGCGCTCGGCGAGGCGACCGAGGACGGGTTGCGCGCCATCTACGACGGTTTCCTGGCCGTCGCGGAGTGCAACCTGCCGACCATCGCTGCGGTCAACGGTCCGGCGGTCGGCGCCGGCCTCAATCTCGCCCTGGCCGCCGACGTACGCATCGCCGGCCCGACGGCACTGTTCGACCCCCGGTTCCAAAAGCTGGGCATCCACCCCGGGGGCGGCGCCACATGGATGCTGCAGCGCGCCGTCGGACCGCAGGCCGCCCGCGCGGCCCTCTTGTTCGGGATGCGATTCGACGCCGAGGCCGCAGTCCGCCACGGGCTGGCTCTCGACGTCGCCGAGGACCCCGTCGCCGCGGCGCGCGAGCTGGCGGCCGGGCCGGCGGCCGCGCCGCGGGACATCGTCGTCGCGACCAAGGCGTCCATGCGGGCGACGTACCACCCGGGCCACTCGGACCTGCACCTGCACCACCTCGCCCTCGACGTCGAGATCGGCCCGCAGGCGCGTTCCATCGAGTCTCCGGAGTTCGCCGCGCGCCTGGCGGCCGCCAAACGCAGGTGA
- a CDS encoding dihydrolipoamide acetyltransferase family protein, whose protein sequence is MSDVREFLVPDLGEGLEDATITQWFVAVGDVVQLNQTLCTVETHKAQVEIPSPYAGRIAELGGAEGQTLPVGAVLVRIQTSRAVEGADPAERRPVLVGYGADHTMDGSRRRVRAKPAARKLAADLDVDLADVDGSGPDGIVTRDDVLAAVEAPDQDTIEVTGVRLAMARRMALSRREIPDAHGSVDVDGTALVQLRDHVRQAGAESVTPFVLVLRLVVVALGRHPLLNATWMDTADGPRVHTHSAVHLGVAVAAPRGLLVPVVTDAQHRTTRQLADEVAGLAARARAGTLAPAELQGSTFTVSNFGALGLDDGVPVINHPEAAILGVGALKPRAVVVDGAVVARPTMRLTCAFDHRVTDGAQVGAFLATLRSLVEEPGTALLDL, encoded by the coding sequence ATGAGCGACGTGCGCGAGTTTCTGGTCCCCGACCTCGGTGAAGGCCTCGAGGACGCGACGATCACACAGTGGTTCGTCGCGGTGGGCGACGTGGTGCAACTCAATCAGACGCTGTGCACGGTCGAGACGCACAAGGCGCAGGTGGAGATTCCGAGCCCGTACGCGGGCCGCATCGCCGAACTCGGTGGCGCCGAAGGCCAGACCCTGCCTGTGGGCGCTGTGCTGGTACGCATCCAGACCAGCCGCGCGGTCGAGGGCGCGGACCCGGCCGAGCGTAGGCCGGTCCTGGTGGGATACGGCGCCGACCACACCATGGACGGCAGCCGACGCAGGGTGCGCGCCAAACCAGCGGCACGCAAATTGGCCGCCGATCTCGACGTCGACCTGGCCGACGTCGACGGCTCGGGACCGGACGGCATCGTGACACGCGACGACGTGCTGGCCGCCGTCGAGGCGCCGGATCAGGACACCATCGAGGTCACCGGCGTCCGGTTGGCGATGGCGCGCCGAATGGCGTTGTCACGCCGCGAGATTCCAGACGCGCACGGCTCGGTCGATGTCGACGGCACGGCGTTGGTGCAGCTGCGGGACCACGTCCGGCAGGCCGGTGCCGAGTCGGTCACGCCGTTCGTCCTGGTGCTGCGCCTGGTGGTGGTCGCGCTGGGGCGACATCCGCTGCTCAACGCCACCTGGATGGACACCGCCGACGGGCCGCGCGTCCACACCCATTCCGCGGTTCACCTCGGCGTCGCGGTCGCCGCGCCTCGTGGTCTGCTCGTCCCCGTGGTCACCGATGCGCAGCACCGGACGACGCGTCAGCTCGCCGACGAGGTCGCCGGGCTCGCCGCCAGGGCCCGCGCCGGTACGCTCGCCCCCGCCGAGTTGCAGGGGTCGACGTTCACCGTCTCCAACTTCGGTGCGCTGGGCCTCGACGACGGCGTGCCGGTGATCAACCATCCTGAGGCGGCGATCCTGGGCGTCGGCGCGCTGAAGCCCCGCGCGGTCGTCGTGGACGGCGCGGTGGTGGCCCGGCCGACGATGCGGCTCACCTGTGCGTTCGACCACCGGGTCACCGACGGCGCCCAGGTGGGCGCGTTCCTCGCCACGCTGCGGTCGCTGGTCGAGGAACCCGGCACCGCGCTGCTGGACCTGTAG
- a CDS encoding acyl-[acyl-carrier-protein] thioesterase, whose product MPSHDADHRLGPRPDTGYVYRTAWRVATGDIGGDLHLRLDSVARYIQEVGAENLVDAGEAEDHPHWLVQRTVIDVIEPIEFPNEVSFSRWCSALSSRWCTMRVDLAGSDGGRIETEGFWIAINAKTLTPQRVSDTLVERFATTTTEHRLKWRPWLTDPHDLEHVGPFPLRRTDIDLFEHVTNTAYWHALHEVTALVPDICTPPYRAVVEYRRPIKYGEDVTLGWVRRDTAATPEVHIALSVGDEVRAAALLRKL is encoded by the coding sequence CCGGCTACGTCTACCGGACCGCGTGGCGGGTGGCCACCGGCGACATCGGCGGCGACCTGCACCTGCGGCTCGACAGCGTCGCACGCTACATCCAGGAGGTCGGTGCCGAGAACCTCGTCGATGCCGGCGAAGCCGAAGACCATCCGCACTGGCTGGTCCAGCGCACGGTCATCGACGTGATCGAGCCCATCGAGTTCCCGAACGAAGTCTCGTTCAGCAGGTGGTGCTCGGCGCTGTCGTCTCGGTGGTGCACGATGCGGGTCGACCTGGCGGGCAGCGACGGCGGCCGGATCGAAACCGAGGGCTTCTGGATCGCGATCAACGCCAAAACTCTCACGCCGCAACGTGTCTCGGACACACTCGTGGAACGGTTCGCAACCACGACCACCGAGCACCGGCTCAAGTGGCGCCCCTGGCTGACCGACCCGCACGACCTCGAGCACGTCGGCCCGTTCCCGCTGCGGCGCACCGATATCGACCTCTTCGAGCACGTCACCAACACCGCCTACTGGCACGCCCTTCACGAGGTGACCGCGCTGGTCCCCGACATCTGCACCCCGCCCTATCGTGCGGTGGTCGAGTACCGTCGCCCGATCAAGTACGGCGAGGACGTCACCCTCGGCTGGGTCCGCCGCGACACCGCTGCCACCCCGGAGGTTCACATCGCGCTGAGCGTCGGTGACGAGGTCCGGGCCGCCGCGCTGCTGCGCAAGCTGTAG
- the pdhA gene encoding pyruvate dehydrogenase (acetyl-transferring) E1 component subunit alpha produces the protein MAGSSAYAELDEPIQLVAPDGVPTTDTSYRRDLPPETLAWLYESMVVTRELDTEFVNLQRQGELALFASCRGQEAAQVGAAACLRKTDWLFPQYRELGAFLVRSIPPGRLGALWRGRWHGGLGFTDKCVAPVSIPIGTHGLHAVGAAMAAQRLGEASVTVAFLGDGATSEGDVHEALNLAAVFTAPCVFFVQNNQWAISVPVERQHAGPSLAHRAIGYGMPGLRVDGNDVLACYAVMERAAARARDGGGPTFIEAITYRMGPHTTSDDPTRYRSAEEVQRWAAKDPITRYRTYLAGRGVWTPRLEERVAHRAQRLRSEAREAVIGDPDVDIAEVFDTVYARITPELARQRDELRTELAQEA, from the coding sequence ATGGCTGGATCGTCGGCGTATGCGGAACTCGACGAGCCGATTCAACTGGTGGCCCCCGACGGTGTGCCCACCACAGACACCAGCTACCGCAGAGACCTCCCGCCCGAGACCCTGGCCTGGCTCTACGAGTCGATGGTCGTGACCCGCGAACTCGACACCGAGTTCGTCAATCTGCAACGGCAGGGCGAGTTGGCGCTGTTCGCCTCGTGCCGCGGTCAGGAGGCCGCCCAGGTCGGCGCCGCAGCCTGCCTGCGCAAGACCGACTGGCTGTTTCCCCAGTATCGCGAACTCGGCGCCTTCCTGGTGCGGTCGATCCCGCCGGGCCGGCTCGGGGCGCTGTGGCGGGGCCGTTGGCACGGCGGGTTGGGTTTCACCGACAAATGCGTGGCCCCGGTGTCGATCCCGATCGGCACCCACGGCCTACATGCGGTCGGGGCCGCCATGGCCGCCCAGCGGCTGGGCGAAGCGTCGGTGACGGTCGCTTTCCTGGGTGACGGCGCCACCTCCGAGGGCGACGTGCACGAGGCCCTCAATCTGGCCGCGGTGTTCACGGCGCCGTGCGTGTTCTTCGTCCAGAACAATCAGTGGGCTATATCGGTGCCGGTCGAACGGCAGCACGCCGGTCCCAGCCTGGCGCACCGGGCCATCGGCTACGGCATGCCCGGACTGCGGGTCGACGGCAACGACGTGCTGGCGTGCTACGCGGTGATGGAACGGGCGGCAGCCCGGGCGCGCGACGGGGGCGGGCCGACCTTCATCGAGGCGATCACCTACCGGATGGGCCCGCACACCACCTCCGACGACCCCACCCGCTACCGATCCGCCGAGGAGGTCCAGCGTTGGGCCGCAAAGGATCCCATCACCCGCTACCGCACCTATCTGGCCGGCCGCGGGGTGTGGACACCGCGACTCGAGGAGCGTGTCGCCCACCGTGCGCAGCGGCTGCGGTCGGAAGCACGCGAGGCGGTGATCGGCGACCCCGACGTCGACATCGCCGAGGTGTTCGACACCGTCTACGCCCGCATCACCCCGGAACTGGCCCGACAACGCGACGAGTTGCGGACCGAGCTGGCGCAGGAGGCATGA